The Alkalihalobacillus sp. TS-13 genomic interval GCCTCTTTCCAATTTTGTTTGGGATTCTCCTCCTGATATTGATCGGTACAAATATATTGCTCAGCTATTTGATGTCAAGAACTATCCTCAACCCGGTGAATGAATTGACTCAAGCTTCCAAACGGATAAGTGAAGGGGACCTGAACTTTGAAATCAAAACAAAGAAAAAGGATGAGTTAGGTGAACTTTCTCTTACATTCGACCAAATGCGGCGCAAATTGAAAGAGTCGATCAACCTGCAATTACAATATGAAGAGAACAGAAAAGAACTTGTAGCTAATATCTCTCATGATCTGAAAACACCAATTACCTCAATTAAAGGGTATGTTGAAGGGATACAAGAAGGTGTAGCGAATACACCTGAGAAAATGGATCGATATTTGAATACGATTTTTACAAAAGCTGTTGATATGGATCATCTGATCGACGAACTTTCTTTGTATTCAAAGTTAGATTTGAACCGGTTGCCGTACGACTTCCAAGACGTGGACTTCCGTTCATTTATGGAAGACTTGATCGAAGAGGTAGAGTTTGACCTTGTCCAGAGTGGAGTCGGCCTGGCTATTGAAGTTGATGATACAGGATCATACCATGTGTTAGCTGATAGTGAGAAGGTCAAAAGAGTTGTCATGAATATCCTGAATAATAGTTTGAAGTATCTTGATAAAGAGGATAAGACGATCAAGATACGATTGGAAAATACAAAAGAGGAGGTCATCGTCCAGATTCATGATAACGGATCTGGTATTCCAGAATCGGCGCTTCCTTTCATTTTCGATCGATTTTATCGTAGCGAGCCTTCCCGTAATACAGGAACAGGTGGAAGTGGTCTCGGACTGGCGATTGCTAAACGGATCATAGAGGACCATGGTGGTGAAATATGGGCGGAAAGCAAGTCAGGAAAAGGCACTAGTATCTATTTTATGATAAAAAAGATTCAAAGATAAGAGGTGGGTGGCAATGACAAAAGTATTGATCATAGAAGATGATAGGAGCATTGCAGAGCTGGAACGTGATTACCTGGAGATAAATGGTTTTATCGCAGAGATCGAAACATCAGGTGATCAAGGGCTGGAAAAAGCCATGACCGAAGACTATTCACTCATCCTTCTCGATATCATGCTTCCTGGTAAAGATGGATTTGAAATTTGTAAAACCATTCGGAAATCAAAAGACATACCTATTTTACTTGTAACTTCCAAAACGGAAGATATCGATAAAATCCGTGGGTTAGGATTGGGAGCAGATGATTATATTGTAAAACCTTTCAGTCCTGGTGAACTTGTAGCAAGGGTCAAAGCACACCTGACAAGGTATGAGCGTTTTCTCGGAAAGGATCGAGAAGAAGATAAACTGCATGTCCGTGGTTTGACGATCGAGAGAAATACTCGGCGAGTATGGGTGAACGAGAAAGAAATCACCCTTACTGCCAGAGAGTTCGAGCTTTTGTTGTTTTTAGCAAACCATCCGGATCATGTATTCAGCAAAGAGCACTTGTTTGACAGGATATGGGGACTCGATTCATTGGGGGATATTTCTACAATCACAGTCCATATAAGAAAAATACGTGAAAAAATCGAAGCTGATCCTTCAAATCCTCAGTATATTGAAACTGTCTGGGGTGCGGGGTATCGCTTTAAAGCATGAGACACATATATTGAATCTGCAAAACGGCACTGGTAGTTGTAGATTTTTTTAAGGTTATTTTAAGAAATTTTTAAACGGAAATTTAGGAATGGTCTTTATCCTGTTTATAACGCATTTTGAACAGGAGGTTGCTTTCTGATGAAAACAGGATTAAAGACAAAAAGAGTCTTTCTAACACTCCATTTGCTGTTTGCTGGGATCATGTTAGGTTCCACTGTCATCTTCTTGATTTTGAATATTGCAGCTGCAGCTACTGATGACCAACAAATATTGATGGCGTCGTATACGAGTATGAACGTATTGAGCAGGACTTCGATAAGGGCGTCTACAATCGGTACAGTGATTACAGGTATTTTGCTTTCAGCGGTAACCCACTGGGGCTTCGTACGCTACTATTGGATCATCGCCAAAGAGGTATTGACGATCTTTGCCATTGCAATCGGTATGGTCGGAATCTATGTTTGGTCACTTAATGGTTTGATGATTGTGGAACACGATGGCTTAAATTCACTGCAAAACCCTGAGTTCGTAACCAATCAGACGGATCTATTCATTGGAATCATTCTTCAAATCATTTTTCTCGTATCAATGTATATCCTTTCTGTATTCAAACCATGGGGAAAGCGAAAATCGTAAATAAGTTTAAAAGAAGGCTTTGTTATACAACTATTGTTGATTCTTGCGAAAATACGTCGCGGTCTAGTATGGTTAACGGACACAGGAGACCTTAATTGTTCTAATATCAACCGATTTACAAAAATAGCGGACACCAGAGACCTTATATCCTGAAAATCATAGGAATTAGCTGCTATATAGACAAATAACGGCGCTGATGTCCGTTAAAATTTCTAAAACCCATAATATGTAACAAATAACGGCACTGATGTCCGTTAACCTGCAACCTGCCTAACTGTGAAGTCTCGTTTAGCTTGCTTTTCCGCAGAAGTCTCGCATATTTCCACTATCATAAGCTCCATCTCTTTCTTTACAACATTCCATTTGCAACAAACTTTTAGAAAACAGCCATAAGAAAAACCAATAGAGCTGAGCATAGTACCGCTTCTATTGGTTTTTTATCTTTG includes:
- a CDS encoding HAMP domain-containing sensor histidine kinase → MSIRKKLIMSNIAMIVIPVILFVVAVLLIISLIFGGFTEFWGNGNSSGSDAVEQEFTELKKIASMSPHQLGGGTYLNESAHELENAETSLIVRKAGEIIYQSKNSDKISSNDLPAYGNDRFQRPVQWIDGRPILLRSYDFYFDDGAEGTVFLLQNADSMNHFGLFPILFGILLLILIGTNILLSYLMSRTILNPVNELTQASKRISEGDLNFEIKTKKKDELGELSLTFDQMRRKLKESINLQLQYEENRKELVANISHDLKTPITSIKGYVEGIQEGVANTPEKMDRYLNTIFTKAVDMDHLIDELSLYSKLDLNRLPYDFQDVDFRSFMEDLIEEVEFDLVQSGVGLAIEVDDTGSYHVLADSEKVKRVVMNILNNSLKYLDKEDKTIKIRLENTKEEVIVQIHDNGSGIPESALPFIFDRFYRSEPSRNTGTGGSGLGLAIAKRIIEDHGGEIWAESKSGKGTSIYFMIKKIQR
- a CDS encoding response regulator transcription factor, with amino-acid sequence MTKVLIIEDDRSIAELERDYLEINGFIAEIETSGDQGLEKAMTEDYSLILLDIMLPGKDGFEICKTIRKSKDIPILLVTSKTEDIDKIRGLGLGADDYIVKPFSPGELVARVKAHLTRYERFLGKDREEDKLHVRGLTIERNTRRVWVNEKEITLTAREFELLLFLANHPDHVFSKEHLFDRIWGLDSLGDISTITVHIRKIREKIEADPSNPQYIETVWGAGYRFKA